A genomic window from Streptomyces sp. NBC_00234 includes:
- a CDS encoding peptidase produces the protein MTRISPRTALRRAAGGLAAAGLLAAGSLAVGAPARAAGPEFTLGGAAETALHPYPSSGAPRTTSLGITVDNPSQDEENGGYEGEVTVTFDLSGIAGVADVSFGEDAGADCEVTGTTAVCHDYGVHPGLSTLAELDLAAAEGSEDGASGTIRVSGTADGATFVPFSTKVVIGGPDLVMKQLPFDQEPVPGQVQPAPVTFTNEGTAAADGVLLTLMYSRGLDLPERYSNCAYTDGADTRAGIPWSTALCSFAGSYEAGATYTLAEPLSVEATDRAFYDTFVYRINEDGAAQRAAQRAGARFDRGTGPALALKKVPAALSTDLDPHDNQQEVDFRTENTADFVAYGDELTGAEGDTVTARIGFRNAGPAWIGYLRSGESVATLDLTVPEGATVTGKPDACRGVTADGAYREQQLGAPRYVCETGMTVRDGADVAQSFDLKITKLVQGASGAVEVRNLRLADPALPFDPKPANNTARLVLNDSGSQDSGGTSDGSAGSTGGGSAGTTSGSGTSGSAGGSGTSGTSSASGSTGSAGASGSQGSTGSTGGGLAATGSAVLWASAAAVVALAAGGVLYAVSRHRTRQG, from the coding sequence ATGACACGCATCTCCCCGAGGACTGCGCTGCGCCGTGCCGCCGGCGGCCTCGCCGCCGCCGGTCTGCTGGCGGCAGGTTCGCTCGCCGTCGGCGCACCCGCCCGGGCGGCCGGCCCGGAGTTCACGCTCGGCGGCGCGGCCGAGACCGCCCTGCACCCGTACCCGTCGAGCGGAGCGCCCCGGACGACCTCGCTCGGGATCACCGTCGACAACCCGTCCCAGGACGAGGAGAACGGCGGTTACGAGGGCGAGGTCACCGTCACCTTCGACCTGAGCGGGATCGCGGGCGTCGCGGACGTCTCGTTCGGCGAGGACGCGGGCGCGGACTGCGAGGTCACCGGCACCACGGCCGTCTGCCACGACTACGGCGTGCACCCGGGGCTCAGCACCCTCGCCGAGCTCGATCTCGCCGCGGCCGAGGGCAGCGAGGACGGCGCTTCGGGGACCATCAGGGTGTCGGGCACGGCGGACGGGGCCACCTTCGTCCCGTTCTCCACGAAGGTCGTCATCGGCGGCCCCGACCTGGTGATGAAGCAGCTCCCCTTCGATCAGGAGCCCGTGCCGGGCCAGGTTCAGCCCGCCCCGGTCACCTTCACCAACGAGGGCACGGCAGCGGCCGACGGCGTCCTGCTCACCCTGATGTACTCGCGCGGCCTGGACCTCCCGGAGCGCTACAGCAACTGCGCGTACACGGACGGCGCGGACACCCGGGCCGGCATCCCGTGGTCCACCGCGCTGTGCTCCTTCGCCGGTTCGTACGAGGCGGGCGCCACGTACACCCTGGCGGAGCCGCTCTCGGTCGAGGCCACCGACCGCGCGTTCTACGACACCTTCGTCTACCGCATCAACGAGGACGGCGCCGCGCAGCGCGCCGCACAGCGCGCGGGCGCGCGCTTCGACAGGGGCACCGGCCCCGCCCTCGCGCTGAAGAAGGTCCCGGCCGCCCTGAGCACCGACCTCGACCCGCACGACAACCAGCAGGAAGTGGACTTCCGCACGGAGAACACCGCCGACTTCGTCGCGTACGGCGACGAGCTGACCGGAGCCGAGGGCGACACCGTCACGGCCAGGATCGGCTTCCGTAACGCAGGCCCGGCCTGGATCGGATACCTCCGCTCCGGAGAATCCGTCGCCACGCTCGACCTCACCGTGCCGGAGGGTGCGACCGTCACCGGGAAGCCCGACGCCTGCCGGGGCGTGACGGCGGACGGCGCGTACCGCGAGCAGCAGCTCGGCGCTCCCCGCTACGTCTGCGAGACGGGGATGACCGTGCGGGACGGCGCCGATGTCGCCCAGTCCTTCGACCTGAAGATCACCAAGCTGGTGCAGGGCGCCTCCGGCGCGGTCGAGGTCCGCAATCTCCGGCTCGCCGACCCCGCGCTGCCCTTCGACCCGAAGCCGGCGAACAACACCGCGCGGTTGGTCCTGAACGACAGCGGCTCGCAGGACTCCGGCGGTACGTCGGACGGCTCGGCGGGCTCCACCGGCGGCGGCTCGGCGGGCACCACGTCGGGCTCGGGCACCTCGGGTTCGGCGGGCGGCTCGGGCACCTCCGGCACCTCTTCGGCCTCGGGTTCCACCGGTTCCGCAGGCGCCTCGGGCTCCCAGGGCTCCACAGGCTCCACGGGTGGCGGTCTCGCCGCCACCGGCTCCGCCGTCCTGTGGGCATCCGCAGCGGCCGTCGTGGCCCTGGCCGCGGGCGGCGTGCTGTACGCGGTGTCCCGGCACCGCACCCGGCAGGGCTGA
- a CDS encoding wHTH domain-containing protein yields the protein MDSSTTPPAGTGPSHRALLLFVPEYTSTAWQPLDYLDDEYRDLRTALTDQGYAIDPASGCRKFESKALVQAIARFIADGRDGEHLMVFLSGHGFHHDSKHWFAGTDSSVETWSAQSLSTTNVDLENDWADQAERSAAGQILFVVDACRDRLEDDRSAFKVPAGTDKLGYLMACEPERSAAVAGPDGARFSLFTQAMREVLADAQGELLADRFCTLLETAMADLRTRQSNPPPPQVPRLGGDTGPRFVVLPERSTEGRRVRLVREHPVWAKVTDSLEAKEWRAQAETVVRTLDRELASEREGLRDDPWLDWESDLRTSERLAELVDRAEVAAFTPAEAALLAVAPALYFGFRVRLAARADHRDLRTEWDQYPRLQRQTDPGAGPGSPPRDRRVAGSWVLHQTRCDPGNAHDHLSELVNFLRTVLDGTDELDDECSPPVVSWLFRAMRHGGGVLAEPPVLAAQARKGEPNYQRVGLMLCVARLMALDRSELPSVLVEHMGGREPIGLVRVRLSVDGARWSLPDESRGTLTLAAECGHQALMVALQEQVQALDGLLCSNLRIPGLADLPSRASDVQVKPETDPETGEPRFYPVATRFGLDATRVRDLLTGEALYGDRHLAIRELYQNAMDACQVRQAREMALLKHGNTPEWRGAIEFTQQLDRTRGRWYVDCVDNGSGMGRGELLHSFAQGGVRLSHLTSFQEEMLEWQKRAIPFQQISRFGIGVLSYFMIADEIEVVTRKFQRDGTPESTALRVTIDGPEHLFQVAQHQEDMTFIGDDCGTRIRLYLREDLKNFSCVKVLRSVLGVARFHTVADHVGTDAETWVPEEYGSKPDTGADPVIGAEGTVVPVDGGMVFWCERGGALLVDGISVKGQWFRGEGTEGRSRAGAMVVRGAVVNLRGPVIRSAGKKALPRLSVNRSEILDEVAPTVFALLAKRDAAEVLSASELLTEAWLEDIATAEPRIADAIVAGLVRVGAKLTYRDGVADLSRTGYLVGDREVRALWVADWPRARPRSEYRSRDLASHLPGHLALWRYAAHFPDGVAAVLGDVCPEDLATVCLRPAAPSDSVLLGHSWKGTHGTFATWDGWVAPGLLYRRAEEQHESPAWAAARLAELGLRLPLTDRATALSPTDLTRLTSADADGLRPSIRPGDPVGPRQLLSACGDFDVQALGEVMEILQDLGYDTSRCSSLLRPDSVEGGLIRAFEERNPRRAPWLLVQSTDHEHVADLAEARGLSVPEVLRILSEHGYSLPGQGELSGLSDGWRLTRPVPEERRTVASLADVHRMVQVKGCTMDRAVRLLEAFGSTVDAEIPEIPEGAGPSEADLELLVLPAAGGQRLDLRKPATLLDLHALGREAHMPLPEVARRLRSVGVEVPSGELPDALDGDDLVLLADAHSSHSSHRHGLDPRAPVPVAHLTIMAGRLGWTVTEVRDRLLARGMTLAELPELPLDLFDERTERILAGQWIQYSQEDEDDEVPFGHVLQVSAELGWELDATVEAMRARRLRMPEAWAEALPQVQDTDQILLKQDGDRHSTWLGPLDSASFLHVVPAADAAGMTVDEARSRLEALGVTVETLRFADDGFREEAWLGDILDGGYLAASSGPKGGIRDDLSVRPAYVRIVSRLTRRSPYDVARHLRAAGADIVPDDHPHEQPTPGELLLLREDAAPNGEWLPLDEPVSLEHLLLCAHRLSTTVTVVADRLRALGLEVSDVATTVAETWARVPRATAGC from the coding sequence GTGGACAGCTCAACAACGCCTCCGGCCGGGACGGGCCCTTCGCACCGGGCGCTGCTCCTGTTCGTACCGGAGTACACCTCCACGGCCTGGCAGCCGCTGGACTACCTCGACGACGAGTACCGCGATCTGCGGACCGCGCTCACCGACCAGGGATACGCGATCGACCCGGCCAGTGGCTGCCGGAAGTTCGAGAGCAAGGCACTCGTGCAGGCGATCGCCCGGTTCATCGCCGACGGACGCGACGGCGAGCACCTGATGGTCTTCCTCAGCGGCCACGGCTTCCACCACGACAGCAAGCACTGGTTCGCCGGGACCGACTCCTCCGTCGAGACCTGGAGCGCGCAGTCGCTCTCGACGACCAACGTCGATCTGGAGAACGACTGGGCGGACCAGGCCGAGCGGAGCGCGGCCGGGCAGATCCTCTTCGTCGTGGACGCCTGCCGCGACCGGCTGGAGGACGACCGGAGCGCGTTCAAGGTGCCCGCCGGTACGGACAAGCTCGGCTATCTGATGGCGTGCGAGCCGGAGCGGTCCGCAGCCGTCGCGGGCCCGGACGGGGCCCGCTTCAGCCTCTTCACCCAGGCCATGCGGGAGGTGCTCGCCGACGCCCAGGGCGAACTCCTCGCCGACCGGTTCTGCACCCTGCTGGAAACCGCGATGGCCGACCTCCGCACCCGGCAGTCGAATCCGCCGCCCCCGCAGGTACCCCGGCTCGGCGGGGACACCGGCCCCCGATTCGTCGTCCTGCCCGAACGGTCCACCGAGGGGCGGCGGGTACGGCTGGTGCGCGAGCACCCGGTGTGGGCCAAGGTCACCGACTCGCTGGAGGCCAAGGAGTGGCGGGCGCAGGCGGAGACCGTGGTCCGCACGCTCGACCGCGAGCTGGCCTCCGAGCGGGAGGGACTGCGGGACGACCCGTGGCTCGACTGGGAATCGGACCTGCGGACCTCGGAGCGCCTGGCGGAGCTGGTGGACCGCGCGGAAGTCGCCGCGTTCACCCCGGCCGAGGCGGCACTGCTCGCGGTGGCACCGGCGCTGTACTTCGGGTTCCGGGTCCGGCTGGCGGCGCGGGCCGACCACCGGGATCTACGGACGGAGTGGGACCAGTACCCGCGGCTCCAGCGCCAGACAGATCCCGGGGCGGGGCCCGGCAGCCCGCCCAGGGACCGCAGGGTGGCGGGGTCCTGGGTGCTGCACCAGACCCGCTGCGACCCGGGCAACGCGCACGACCACCTCAGCGAACTCGTCAACTTCCTCCGTACGGTGCTCGACGGCACCGACGAGCTGGACGACGAGTGCAGCCCGCCGGTCGTGTCCTGGCTGTTCCGGGCCATGCGGCACGGCGGCGGTGTGCTGGCCGAGCCGCCCGTCCTGGCCGCGCAGGCCCGCAAGGGCGAACCCAACTACCAGCGGGTCGGCCTGATGCTCTGCGTGGCCCGTCTGATGGCGCTCGACCGCAGCGAACTCCCCTCGGTCCTGGTCGAGCACATGGGGGGACGGGAGCCCATCGGCCTGGTCCGCGTACGGCTCTCCGTCGACGGAGCCCGGTGGTCCCTGCCGGACGAGAGCAGGGGCACCCTGACGCTGGCGGCCGAATGCGGCCACCAGGCGCTGATGGTCGCCCTCCAGGAGCAGGTACAGGCCCTGGACGGACTGCTCTGCAGCAACCTGCGGATTCCGGGCCTCGCCGATCTGCCGAGCCGGGCCTCCGACGTCCAGGTGAAGCCGGAGACGGACCCGGAGACCGGGGAGCCGCGGTTCTACCCGGTCGCCACCCGGTTCGGACTCGACGCCACCCGCGTACGGGACCTGCTCACCGGCGAAGCGCTGTACGGCGACCGCCATCTCGCCATCCGTGAGCTCTACCAGAACGCGATGGACGCCTGCCAGGTGCGCCAGGCCCGGGAGATGGCCCTGCTGAAGCACGGGAACACTCCGGAGTGGCGGGGCGCCATCGAGTTCACGCAGCAGCTCGACCGCACCCGGGGCCGCTGGTACGTCGACTGCGTCGACAACGGCTCGGGCATGGGCCGCGGGGAACTGCTCCACTCCTTCGCCCAGGGCGGTGTCCGGCTCTCCCACCTGACCTCGTTCCAGGAGGAGATGCTCGAATGGCAGAAGCGCGCCATCCCCTTCCAGCAGATCAGCCGTTTCGGCATCGGCGTCCTGAGCTACTTCATGATCGCCGACGAGATCGAGGTGGTCACGCGCAAGTTCCAGCGTGACGGCACCCCGGAGAGCACGGCGCTGCGCGTCACGATCGACGGTCCCGAGCACCTCTTCCAGGTGGCCCAGCACCAGGAGGACATGACGTTCATCGGGGACGACTGCGGCACCCGTATCCGCCTCTACCTCCGTGAGGACCTGAAGAACTTCTCGTGCGTCAAGGTGCTGCGGTCGGTGCTGGGCGTGGCCCGGTTCCACACGGTGGCGGACCATGTCGGCACCGATGCGGAGACCTGGGTACCGGAGGAGTACGGCAGCAAGCCCGACACCGGGGCGGACCCGGTCATCGGGGCCGAAGGCACCGTCGTGCCGGTGGACGGCGGCATGGTGTTCTGGTGCGAGCGCGGCGGGGCGCTGCTGGTCGACGGCATCTCGGTGAAGGGACAGTGGTTCCGGGGCGAGGGCACGGAGGGGCGGAGCAGGGCGGGAGCGATGGTGGTGCGCGGCGCCGTCGTCAATCTCCGGGGGCCGGTGATCAGGTCGGCGGGGAAGAAGGCCCTGCCACGGCTCTCCGTGAACCGGTCCGAAATCCTCGACGAAGTCGCCCCCACGGTCTTCGCGCTGCTCGCCAAGAGGGACGCGGCGGAGGTGTTGAGCGCGAGCGAGCTGCTCACGGAAGCGTGGCTGGAGGACATCGCGACCGCCGAGCCGCGGATCGCCGACGCGATCGTCGCCGGGCTGGTCAGGGTCGGCGCGAAACTCACCTACCGCGACGGGGTCGCCGATCTCTCCCGGACGGGCTATCTGGTCGGGGACCGGGAGGTGCGGGCGCTGTGGGTGGCGGACTGGCCGCGCGCACGGCCGAGGTCCGAGTACCGGTCGCGGGATCTGGCCTCGCATCTGCCCGGACACCTGGCGCTCTGGCGCTACGCCGCTCACTTCCCGGACGGGGTCGCCGCGGTCCTGGGGGACGTGTGCCCGGAGGATCTCGCCACCGTGTGTCTGCGGCCGGCCGCGCCCTCGGACTCCGTGCTCCTCGGGCACAGCTGGAAGGGCACGCACGGAACGTTCGCCACCTGGGACGGCTGGGTCGCGCCCGGACTTCTGTACCGGCGGGCCGAGGAACAGCACGAGTCGCCCGCGTGGGCAGCCGCCCGTCTTGCCGAACTCGGACTGCGGCTGCCGCTGACGGACCGGGCGACCGCACTCAGCCCTACCGATCTGACCCGGTTGACCAGCGCGGACGCCGACGGTCTGCGACCGTCCATCCGGCCGGGGGACCCCGTGGGCCCGCGTCAGCTGCTGAGCGCGTGCGGGGACTTCGACGTGCAGGCCCTGGGCGAGGTGATGGAAATCCTCCAGGACCTCGGCTACGACACCTCGCGCTGCTCCTCGCTCCTGCGACCGGACTCGGTCGAGGGCGGACTGATCCGCGCGTTCGAGGAGCGGAACCCGCGCCGGGCTCCCTGGCTCCTGGTACAGAGCACCGATCACGAACACGTCGCCGATCTGGCGGAAGCCCGGGGGCTGTCCGTCCCCGAGGTGCTGAGGATTCTCTCGGAGCACGGCTACTCGCTGCCGGGCCAGGGCGAACTGAGCGGACTCAGCGACGGCTGGCGGCTGACCAGGCCCGTCCCGGAGGAACGCCGCACGGTGGCCTCCCTCGCGGACGTTCACCGCATGGTCCAGGTGAAGGGCTGCACGATGGACCGGGCGGTCCGGCTGCTGGAGGCGTTCGGATCCACCGTGGACGCCGAGATCCCCGAGATTCCCGAGGGAGCCGGGCCTTCGGAGGCCGACCTGGAGTTGCTCGTCCTCCCGGCCGCGGGAGGTCAGCGGCTCGATCTGCGGAAGCCGGCGACCCTCCTCGACCTGCACGCTCTGGGGCGCGAGGCCCATATGCCCCTTCCCGAGGTCGCCCGGCGGCTGCGCTCCGTAGGGGTCGAGGTGCCGTCCGGCGAGCTGCCGGACGCCCTCGACGGCGACGACCTCGTCCTGCTGGCCGATGCCCACAGCTCGCACAGCAGCCACCGCCACGGTCTCGACCCCCGCGCACCGGTGCCGGTCGCCCATCTGACGATCATGGCCGGCCGTCTCGGCTGGACCGTCACCGAGGTGCGGGACCGGCTGCTCGCCCGTGGCATGACGCTGGCCGAGCTGCCCGAGTTGCCTCTGGACCTGTTCGACGAGCGGACGGAACGCATTCTGGCCGGCCAGTGGATCCAGTACAGCCAGGAGGACGAGGACGACGAGGTCCCGTTCGGCCATGTGCTCCAGGTGTCCGCCGAGCTGGGGTGGGAGCTGGACGCCACCGTGGAGGCGATGCGGGCCAGACGGCTGCGGATGCCCGAAGCCTGGGCCGAAGCCCTGCCGCAGGTGCAGGACACCGACCAGATCCTGTTGAAGCAGGACGGAGACCGGCACAGCACCTGGCTGGGCCCGCTCGACAGCGCCTCCTTCCTGCATGTCGTTCCCGCCGCGGACGCGGCCGGGATGACGGTCGACGAGGCCCGTTCCCGGCTGGAGGCACTCGGCGTCACCGTCGAGACCCTGAGGTTCGCTGATGACGGCTTCCGTGAGGAAGCCTGGCTGGGCGACATACTGGACGGCGGCTACCTGGCCGCGTCCAGTGGTCCCAAGGGCGGCATCCGCGACGACCTCTCCGTCCGTCCCGCCTACGTCCGGATCGTCTCGCGGCTCACCCGCCGATCCCCGTACGACGTCGCCCGACATCTCCGGGCCGCCGGCGCCGACATCGTGCCCGACGACCATCCCCACGAGCAGCCCACTCCCGGCGAACTGCTCCTGTTGCGCGAGGACGCCGCGCCGAACGGCGAGTGGCTCCCCCTCGACGAGCCCGTGAGCCTCGAACACCTCCTGCTCTGCGCCCACCGGCTCTCCACCACCGTCACGGTCGTCGCCGACCGCCTGCGGGCCCTGGGCCTGGAGGTGTCCGACGTGGCCACGACGGTGGCCGAGACGTGGGCGAGGGTGCCCAGGGCCACGGCCGGCTGCTGA
- a CDS encoding chorismate mutase produces the protein MSSTAPAKTATEQTGAHTEEAASLIGDARSRIDMLDDRIIGLVQERMAVSAVIQEARITSGGRRVNLSREMDVLSHYREALGKPGTSLAMTLLELCRGRV, from the coding sequence ATGAGCAGCACCGCCCCCGCGAAGACGGCCACCGAGCAGACCGGTGCGCACACCGAAGAGGCCGCCTCGCTGATCGGCGACGCCCGCAGCCGCATCGACATGCTCGACGACCGGATCATCGGTCTCGTCCAGGAACGGATGGCGGTCTCGGCGGTCATCCAGGAGGCCCGGATCACCTCCGGGGGCCGGCGGGTGAACCTCTCCCGCGAGATGGACGTCCTCAGCCACTACAGGGAGGCGCTCGGCAAGCCGGGCACCTCGCTCGCCATGACGCTGCTGGAGCTGTGCCGCGGCCGGGTGTGA
- a CDS encoding DoxX family protein: protein MNGYGNTYGLSEPSSLKDRARQYALLPLRIFLGVTFIYAGLDKLTDSGFMSAEGAGSIGEMMNAVRDSSAIPALVDLALKSPVGFGYAIAIGELAVGLGTLIGLFARLAAFGGAMISLSLWLTVSWQTEPYYYGNDLIYLMSWLPLVLAGAAFFSADAFLAARRRRNL, encoded by the coding sequence ATGAACGGCTACGGAAACACCTACGGACTGAGCGAACCGAGCAGCCTCAAGGACCGCGCCCGGCAGTACGCGCTGCTGCCGTTGCGGATCTTCCTCGGTGTCACCTTCATCTACGCCGGTCTGGACAAGCTGACCGACAGCGGCTTCATGTCCGCCGAGGGCGCCGGCTCCATCGGCGAGATGATGAACGCCGTGCGGGACTCCTCCGCGATCCCGGCCCTCGTCGACCTCGCGCTGAAGAGCCCCGTCGGCTTCGGCTACGCCATCGCGATCGGTGAGCTCGCCGTCGGGCTCGGCACCCTCATCGGGCTGTTCGCCCGGCTCGCCGCGTTCGGCGGAGCGATGATCTCGCTCAGCCTGTGGCTGACCGTGAGCTGGCAGACCGAGCCGTACTACTACGGCAACGACCTGATCTACCTCATGTCCTGGCTGCCGCTGGTGCTGGCGGGTGCCGCCTTCTTCTCCGCGGACGCCTTCCTCGCGGCACGGCGGCGGCGCAACCTGTAG
- a CDS encoding SAM-dependent methyltransferase, whose amino-acid sequence MSADEIRALMSAAHNDRLTWNTPLSEEHAAQLVAACDPGRGARIADLGSGWGELLMRLVEAAPESTGDGVETDAEAVERGRRLAVERGLAERVRFHEVPAAEWTGGDYDLAVSIGAAHAWPGSTPEALKALKSSLRPGGRVLFGDGFWEKEPSAAVLEGLEAEPGDFPTLLELIRQAEAAGLRPLQVTVADQREWDLFEANANIGRGERWALANPTHPLHDGVVAAVDARRTGYYGGYRGTLGLAYLVLSA is encoded by the coding sequence ATGTCCGCAGATGAGATCCGCGCCCTCATGTCCGCCGCCCACAACGACCGTCTGACCTGGAACACCCCGCTTTCCGAAGAACACGCGGCCCAGCTGGTCGCCGCCTGCGATCCCGGCCGGGGGGCGCGGATAGCGGACCTCGGCAGCGGCTGGGGCGAACTCCTGATGCGCCTCGTCGAGGCGGCCCCCGAGTCCACCGGCGACGGTGTGGAGACCGACGCGGAAGCCGTGGAGCGCGGGCGGCGCCTCGCGGTGGAGCGGGGTCTCGCCGAGCGCGTGCGGTTCCACGAGGTGCCCGCGGCCGAATGGACCGGCGGCGACTACGACCTGGCCGTGTCGATCGGTGCCGCGCACGCCTGGCCCGGTTCCACCCCGGAGGCGCTGAAGGCCCTCAAGTCGTCTCTGCGGCCCGGTGGACGGGTGCTGTTCGGCGACGGGTTCTGGGAGAAGGAGCCCTCGGCCGCCGTGCTGGAGGGGCTGGAGGCCGAACCGGGTGACTTCCCCACCCTGCTCGAACTGATCAGGCAGGCCGAGGCCGCCGGGCTGCGCCCGCTCCAGGTGACCGTCGCCGACCAGCGCGAATGGGACCTCTTCGAGGCGAACGCCAATATCGGACGGGGTGAGCGCTGGGCCCTGGCGAACCCCACGCATCCGCTGCACGACGGGGTCGTCGCCGCTGTCGACGCCCGTCGCACCGGTTATTACGGCGGGTACCGGGGAACGCTCGGCCTCGCCTACCTCGTGCTGAGCGCCTGA
- the guaA gene encoding glutamine-hydrolyzing GMP synthase, whose amino-acid sequence MPAAPPAAPDTATDVVLVVDFGAQYAQLIARRVREARVYSEIVPSTMPVAEMLAKNPRAIILSGGPSSVYAEGAPTLDRSLFEAGVPVFGMCYGFQLMATTLGGTVDDNGAREYGRTPLSVSKTGSTLFEGTPAEQPVWMSHGDACSAAPEGFTVTASTDVVPVAAFENDEKKLYGVQYHPEVLHSTHGQQVLEHFLYRGAGIEPTWTTTNVVEEQIALIREQVGTKRAICGLSGGVDSAVAAALVQKAIGSQLTCVYVDHGLMRKGETEQVEKDFVAATGVQLKVVDAADRFLNALAGVSDPEQKRKIIGREFIRVFEQAQAEIVAEAAGGEDVAFLVQGTLYPDVVESGGGTGTANIKSHHNVGGLPEDIEFQLVEPLRQLFKDEVRMVGQELGLPEEIVQRQPFPGPGLGIRIVGEVTKDRLDLLREADAIAREELTAAGLDRDIWQCPVVLLADVRSVGVQGDGRTYGHPIVLRPVSSEDAMTADWSRLPYETLAKISTRITNEVADVNRVVLDVTSKPPGTIEWE is encoded by the coding sequence GTGCCAGCAGCACCCCCCGCCGCCCCCGACACCGCCACCGACGTGGTCCTCGTTGTCGACTTCGGCGCGCAGTACGCCCAGCTCATCGCCCGCCGTGTCCGCGAGGCGCGGGTCTACAGCGAGATCGTCCCGTCCACGATGCCGGTGGCCGAGATGCTGGCCAAGAACCCGCGCGCGATCATCCTGTCCGGCGGCCCGTCCTCGGTGTACGCGGAAGGGGCGCCCACCCTGGACCGTTCGCTGTTCGAGGCCGGGGTTCCCGTCTTCGGCATGTGCTACGGCTTCCAGCTGATGGCCACCACGCTCGGCGGCACCGTCGACGACAACGGTGCCCGTGAGTACGGCCGCACGCCGCTCTCCGTCTCCAAGACCGGCTCCACCCTCTTCGAGGGCACGCCCGCCGAGCAGCCGGTGTGGATGTCGCACGGCGACGCCTGCTCCGCCGCTCCCGAGGGCTTCACCGTCACCGCGTCCACCGACGTCGTACCGGTCGCCGCCTTCGAGAACGACGAGAAGAAGCTCTACGGCGTCCAGTACCACCCGGAGGTCCTGCACTCCACGCACGGCCAGCAGGTCCTGGAGCACTTCCTCTACCGCGGCGCCGGCATCGAGCCGACCTGGACGACCACCAACGTCGTCGAGGAGCAGATCGCCCTCATCCGCGAGCAGGTCGGCACCAAGCGCGCCATCTGCGGCCTCTCCGGCGGCGTGGACTCCGCGGTCGCCGCGGCTCTCGTCCAGAAGGCCATCGGCTCGCAGCTCACCTGCGTGTACGTCGACCACGGTCTGATGCGCAAGGGCGAGACCGAGCAGGTCGAGAAGGACTTCGTGGCCGCCACCGGCGTCCAGCTGAAGGTCGTCGACGCGGCGGACCGCTTCCTGAACGCGCTGGCCGGGGTCTCCGACCCGGAGCAGAAGCGGAAGATCATCGGCCGCGAGTTCATCCGCGTCTTCGAGCAGGCCCAGGCCGAGATCGTGGCGGAGGCCGCGGGCGGCGAGGACGTCGCGTTCCTCGTCCAGGGCACGCTCTACCCGGACGTCGTGGAGTCCGGCGGCGGCACCGGAACCGCCAACATCAAGTCCCACCACAACGTGGGCGGGCTGCCCGAGGACATCGAGTTCCAGCTCGTCGAGCCGCTGCGCCAGCTGTTCAAGGACGAGGTCCGGATGGTCGGCCAGGAGCTCGGCCTGCCGGAGGAGATCGTCCAGCGCCAGCCGTTCCCCGGCCCGGGTCTCGGTATCCGGATCGTCGGCGAGGTCACGAAGGACCGGCTCGACCTGCTGCGCGAGGCCGACGCCATCGCCCGCGAGGAGCTGACCGCGGCCGGCCTGGACCGTGACATCTGGCAGTGCCCGGTGGTCCTCCTCGCGGACGTGCGCAGCGTCGGTGTCCAGGGCGACGGCCGCACGTACGGCCACCCGATCGTCCTGCGCCCGGTCTCCTCCGAGGACGCCATGACGGCCGACTGGTCGCGCCTGCCGTACGAGACGCTGGCGAAGATCTCCACCCGCATCACCAACGAGGTCGCCGACGTCAACCGCGTCGTCCTCGACGTGACGAGCAAGCCGCCGGGCACCATCGAGTGGGAGTAG
- a CDS encoding class II aldolase/adducin family protein, with protein MSEPAATPVPAASVPAPVPVEQLRFAMPPAHATADEERVHRKERLAGALRLFGEYGYEEGVSGHLTARDPQYPDCFWVNPFGAPFDGIAPQDLILVNGDGQVVQGRFHVNQAAFAVHAQVHRARPDVVAVAHTHSLHGRALSALGELIEPITQEACAFYESHALYDAYTGVVVDEDEGRRIASALGGHKAIILRNHGLLTVGDSVDAAAWWFLTMERSCQVQLAARAAGKPVLIEHRDAVATREQLGSDLVAWINYQPLWQRISRTF; from the coding sequence GTGTCCGAGCCCGCCGCCACCCCCGTCCCTGCCGCCTCCGTACCCGCCCCCGTGCCCGTGGAGCAGCTGCGGTTCGCGATGCCGCCCGCGCACGCGACGGCCGACGAGGAGCGCGTCCACCGCAAGGAGCGGCTGGCGGGTGCGCTGCGGCTCTTCGGGGAGTACGGGTACGAGGAGGGTGTCTCCGGGCACCTCACCGCGCGGGACCCGCAGTACCCCGACTGTTTCTGGGTGAACCCGTTCGGGGCGCCCTTCGACGGGATCGCCCCGCAGGACCTGATCCTGGTCAACGGTGACGGCCAGGTCGTCCAGGGTCGCTTCCACGTCAACCAGGCGGCGTTCGCCGTGCACGCCCAGGTGCACCGGGCCCGCCCGGACGTCGTCGCCGTCGCGCACACCCACTCCCTGCACGGGCGGGCGCTCTCCGCGCTCGGGGAGCTCATCGAACCGATCACCCAGGAGGCGTGCGCCTTCTACGAGTCCCATGCCCTCTACGACGCCTACACGGGCGTGGTCGTGGACGAGGACGAGGGCCGGCGGATAGCGAGCGCGCTCGGCGGCCACAAGGCGATCATCCTGCGCAACCACGGGCTGCTGACCGTCGGGGACTCGGTGGACGCGGCGGCCTGGTGGTTCCTCACGATGGAGCGTTCCTGCCAGGTCCAGCTGGCGGCCCGGGCCGCCGGGAAGCCCGTACTGATCGAGCACCGGGACGCCGTCGCCACCCGCGAACAGCTCGGCAGCGACCTCGTGGCCTGGATCAACTACCAGCCCCTGTGGCAGCGGATCAGTCGAACATTCTGA